A section of the Tachysurus fulvidraco isolate hzauxx_2018 chromosome 7, HZAU_PFXX_2.0, whole genome shotgun sequence genome encodes:
- the ndufs6 gene encoding NADH dehydrogenase [ubiquinone] iron-sulfur protein 6, mitochondrial, whose amino-acid sequence MAATVPKILSFAKNTRTFLTTLRISSVPVQRYSVPVSTYGEKITHTGQVFDEHDVRRARFVGRQKEVNQNFAIDLVAEEPVSELEARVVSCDGGGGALGHPKVYINLDKTTKVGTCGYCGRQFQQKHHH is encoded by the exons ATGGCGGCCACCGTTCCTAAAATCTTGTCCTTCGCTAAAAATACGAGGACTTTCCTCACAACATTAAGAATTTCTTCAGTACCTGTTCAGCGATACAGTGTTCCTGTTTCTACCTACGGGGAAAAAATCACTCACACTGGACAG GTTTTTGATGAACATGATGTAAGAAGAGCAAGATTTGTGGGGAGACAAAAAGAG GTGAATCAGAATTTTGCCATAGACCTGGTTGCAGAGGAGCCGGTATCTGAGCTGGAAGCTCGAGTGGTGTCCTGTGATGGAGGTGGAGGAGCTCTGGGCCATCCCAAAGTTTATATCAACCTG GACAAAACGACCAAAGTGGGTACGTGCGGTTACTGCGGACGGCAGTTTCAGCAGAAACACCACCACTAA